TCCAATTCCTTTGACCAGCGcgtttacagaaaaaaaaatgtacctacgttcCCGTTGTActctaataaattatacaaactattaatacactactaattactaatttactaaTGATGACTATAACTGATGATACATATTtcgattcatataatatacatattgcaataaataatattatattatattcaatcggttgcataataataatatggtataagaTTGACAGTTAAATggctccataatattattatgatttatcgtataattattatcatgtaattGTGACGTTCCGCGGACCATGGACACTGTGTAGTGCTTTCGTCGTCACCAATTCTGACTACTCTGACTTTCGACTTTGATATTGACTTTGCCTCCTCCGATGACTCCATTATACGCCATCATCGTCGGCTGGCCGTGGTCGTGGTGCCGTTTGTCAGCCCCCGAGAAAACAGATTGGATGGTCTGAGACTCTGACCGATGGAACCCATCAACTCGACGGCGAAATCACGAACATTGCCCGGCGAGTTCTGCgttggaaaaaacaaaacaaattaccattattaattattaattacaattacgattatttcaattataacaATGTAAACGTCTTATATTAATGCTCAAGTCAATAAACATGTAAACGCAGGaatgtaataggtaattaaattaaatttatactatCACTGTCACAACCACTGCGTCGTCAAAGGGGTTTGATATAGATAAATCAAAtgacaattttgaaaaaatttatattttaaatattcaaaatatttaaataggtactgatTCAGAGTAACTTACATGCGGTGCTATTGTTGATTGTTGGGtacttaaaaaatcatttagaaacttgaaacttacacaaaaaaataaattgagatAAAACTCATTtgagaataaaaatactttaccAGGTGGCtctttttttggattttttttccgcaaacaaatgtattaagttacctatttacctatatatatgctTAAAACGATTGTGAAATCTGAATTTCACGTAAActctaagatttttttatttgaagaaagtcgtttttatttaacttatccTCACAACACATATTATTGACCCGGTAGGCTCGCTCCCTCGAACCATTTATATCGAAAACATACCTCaatttgttatgtaaaaccaccttggtccatataaaaccttaaaaaatacCAACTTAAAGTTgctataacattaatatttcgAATTTCCGCAAAATTCTCATTTAATCATCGTGTTCAGCAAACATTACAgaaaataattctttttaaaGAGTCACCCATTTAAGTAGTTTTAGCTATTTTGGTTATATCATTGAAAAGTGACGACTTTAATATACATTCACAATGGCATTTAGTATGTAGGAGGTAGTCGGTTACCTACCAAGTCGGTTACCCAGTTATAtgtaacttaaatatatataaaaacgagCGATCCGTGTAGCTATAACACGATAATAACCTGTAAGACGGGTATTTCCAAAATTGTAGACCTGAAAATCGATTATTgcaaaatcttataaatttcaATGCATCAGGGTAAGAGACCCTGACCTAACAGTTGCAGTGTTATCGTGTCGAAAACGCGTTGTGCAAAAAACCATCGGCGTACAACAGAATTACAATTGTAAATTGATCAGCTGTATTAATTGGACACCGACCTTGACGGCGGACCGGAGCTCGGAGTCGAACAGCCGGCGCAGACCGCGGTAGTTGCGACCGAGCAGCTTGCCCAGTGTTTGGCCGGCCATCCTCTGGTCCGTGGCCACAGTGGTGGATGCAGCTCCGCCGCCGACCTCGTTGTCCGCGGTATTGACGGCGGCCATCATCATCTGGtccgcggcggcggtggtggccgCAGGATCTCTGGCCGCCTCGCTGATTGTGTCGCGCACGATGCTTGATACGTTCCGGAATGCTTGACGGGCGTCCGAAAAAGTCTGCGGTACAGAGAGAGCAGAAGAAAAATAAAGATCGTGACCTATGACCGTAGaccgtatacaaatataatttcaactatTACGGAtccagataatattaatttttttttttttttgggggggggggggcaatatacattaatttcgttaatgcgtataatattataaactgtatgatCTGCGTTTTAATTAACAtacagttatttaatataatattaaatagaaaaatataagtcagcataatatagaaataggcattgtatatttgtatgaaactataaattttataaataataagtatacgcAGTGATCTATTCAGCGCAAgacaatcatttttttcaaaaaactcccaagtttttaaaaatatttttttacataataattttaagtcgttagacacaaaccaaaataattatatttttatatttataattttttaagcttttaacatattttatttaaaacttcatattctaatattaattgaagtatattgttctaaaaaaatcaaatttcggacAACCTAGTTCACTATAGtgcttaaactttaaagtttagttGAGTGGAGCAGTGGACTAACAGTACAGTTTGTATGTAGCCCTGTACGGCTGTACCACTTCACTCTACTCAACTaaactaaatactaattagcagggctaggatttatatgtaaCAGCGTGTTTTTTTTGCTATGCCCAAGTGGAGTTTTAGTGAGTAATTTCCACGATTTATATCATTCTGATGGAAAtggtactatttttattttgcatgtttttgcataaatttatattaatgcatatttttgcatatttagtaTGATCGTATTGATTGTATTAAGCCAGAAATAAATTAACTGATCAAAGTATATAACTTGGTTTATTTgtcaaacatacaattttatttttataaataaaatcctaTGGTACAATATGAGATAACAGAGTGAATAATTTGACGGAGAAagatgaaaacaattaataaatgtttttgcatattttggtaaataaaatgcatattttacaattttttttattgcatacaaatcctagccctgctAATAAggtataactcataaactactcgtctaaaattatattttatttattgaagtaCTCCGAAAAATAAGTTttggaataagaaattaaaaatacatttcgtcattaaaattttttaaaaaaattatgataaaaaatagtaaaaattataaatttttttataaaaatgttgattttgagacttaaaattttgtaaaacaaatatttttaaagtcattaatagtttttcaaaacataataacGAGTGTCTTTCGTTAAACTCAACATTAACGTCATTTGATGACATTGACAACACTGGCGtacgatgtaataataaattatatctgatattttcatatttaaaaacaacaatattatgtttttcgcTCTCATGATTTTTTACCCGTGCCAATCTTTAAGACTAGTGTCTTACTGCAGTTAATAAAacgttcaaataaataaaatgtgtagtgtattaattattattttcaataaacgttaagttaaaaattaagatattaaatttaattttccctTTGCATTTTAGAAGTATTAGTAAGTTTTATTCCGTCGGTAGTTTTgtttacctatatactatttttgaaaCGTGATTGAATCCCGAAAGTAACGAAACCGAATGTTCACACGAGACGGATGACATGTTACTCCGTCTGCAGCCATAAAAATGCCTCTAAGGCTCTAACGAATAATGATTGACATTGcgtcataatatatacctagttaataacGCCACTGATTTAAAAGAttgacaactttttttttacagttcaatataatattaattataaattaaaaacatgacATGGCTATTTCACAGACAATAAACGACGCATGGCAAATTACCGTCCGTCATCTCACTTCAGTCAACGGTTAAGGCATATGGGTCTTATATATATGGCTGTCGAGGGTTCTCTTGGTATTTTTTCTCACGAATTGTAACAAGTACcaaattgtgtatatattttatataaggtaTACTCACTCCACCAATCAGTGAAAACGTCAAAGCCACAACTCCGGGTTCACGATTTGTTTTCGTGTTGAACAGTTGCCTCTTCTGTCTTAACGCGTCGCTGTCGTATATCCGCTGACCAACCacctgctgctgttgctgctgcttcTGCTGTTGTTGGTGGTGCCACAAATGTATATAATCGGCGGCTTGTGGTCGGCGGACATCGCTCGTGGCTGCGTCGGCCAGCGGAACCATGGACGCGACGGTCAAAAGTGCGGCCGAAGACAGCACTACGGCCAACAGAGCGGCCAACAAAACTAAAGCCGCAGCGGAGGCGGAGGCGACAAACGCAGCGGCCTCGGAAGGCGGCTCGCTGTCAGAAGATTCACTCGCGTCCACGGCTGTCTTACCGCTATTTCTCCTGGTGGTCAGGACCACCGGTGGTTGCAGAGCTGTCGTAACGGTCGTGGTTACGTAACAACAGGCCAAGCAGTGACAGACGGTGTCACGGGTCGCGGTCGTCGACGATGTCTGCTTATCGTTCACGGAATGGCCAAAGTCACTGCGTAAAagaaacaagaaaaaataaataataataatcataaaaatgaaattaattggtACTTCAGAGCGCGACAATTTCAGATTTCGAGAACCGGAACTTTGTGACTTTTTcataaatgatacattttatatgatttaaactgAATGTGTACAACACCCGTATTGTAAAATtcaatctaataaattaaaaataattttaattgtaaattattcgaTTTATACAGAGTAAATTTAACCTGACGGAACGTGTGTAATTAACTAACaataatatcgatattattcgaaataaaatttaaaaaaaataattatgaacgatttatatagttagaaagGGTTATAGTTCGCGTTTTTCCGAATCGTGCGGTAGAATATGTCACAAAACGAActagtataatacattgtaaCAATAACGTACTGTCTGTCCGCAGTCAGCTTTGTTGTAAGTAAGAAGAATAACATTCTCAAAATGGAATATACAAGAAGTTGCTGCAGAGGTGTGTAGCGTGCTGTGCGAGTCGGCGTGGCGGTATGACAGAACCTATATCATGCGTCGTCGATCTAACCGGAAGACTCCGTCGTCATATTAATTCTTTTCgtga
This genomic window from Metopolophium dirhodum isolate CAU chromosome 1, ASM1992520v1, whole genome shotgun sequence contains:
- the LOC132935750 gene encoding uncharacterized protein LOC132935750 isoform X2 codes for the protein MLFFLLTTKLTADRHDFGHSVNDKQTSSTTATRDTVCHCLACCYVTTTVTTALQPPVVLTTRRNSGKTAVDASESSDSEPPSEAAAFVASASAAALVLLAALLAVVLSSAALLTVASMVPLADAATSDVRRPQAADYIHLWHHQQQQKQQQQQQVVGQRIYDSDALRQKRQLFNTKTNREPGVVALTFSLIGGTFSDARQAFRNVSSIVRDTISEAARDPAATTAAADQMMMAAVNTADNEVGGGAASTTVATDQRMAGQTLGKLLGRNYRGLRRLFDSELRSAVKNSPGNVRDFAVELMGSIGQSLRPSNLFSRGLTNGTTTTASRR
- the LOC132935750 gene encoding uncharacterized protein LOC132935750 isoform X1, with the protein product MVTARCTRGLTAGTTAATDCSDFGHSVNDKQTSSTTATRDTVCHCLACCYVTTTVTTALQPPVVLTTRRNSGKTAVDASESSDSEPPSEAAAFVASASAAALVLLAALLAVVLSSAALLTVASMVPLADAATSDVRRPQAADYIHLWHHQQQQKQQQQQQVVGQRIYDSDALRQKRQLFNTKTNREPGVVALTFSLIGGTFSDARQAFRNVSSIVRDTISEAARDPAATTAAADQMMMAAVNTADNEVGGGAASTTVATDQRMAGQTLGKLLGRNYRGLRRLFDSELRSAVKNSPGNVRDFAVELMGSIGQSLRPSNLFSRGLTNGTTTTASRR